Below is a window of Paenibacillus bovis DNA.
ATATTCCCAATGCGATGGCAACATCCGGTCCCGACGTCACCTTCCGCTCGTATCTCAAATTAATGAACGTCAAAGCCAATCATCGCAAAGCGGTTATTACTGAGAACAGCGCACTCGTCTCCACCGGCAATATTCATGATGCCAGTGCGTATCACTCTAATGTCGCTTTTGAAGTACAGGGTCCGATTACAGCCGATCTGCTGCGAGCCGAGCAGGCGGTTATCGACCTGTCGGGCAGCAATGTGAAATTGCCGGAATATCAGGAACAAGCGAAATCCTCTGCAAACAGCGGCTCCGGCAGCAATACGGGTCCTGCTGCCTCCACTCCGGCTACAACCGGCAAAGGAGACATCCAGCTCCGTTATATTACCGAGGGCAAAGTATATGACCGCCTGCTCGAAGCCATCCAGAACACCCGCGAAGGAGATACGCTGTGGATGGGCATGTTCTATCTGGCCGATAAGCAGGTAACCAGCGAGCTGCTGAATGCCTCCAAGCGCGGCGTGAAGATTCAACTCGTGCTCGATCCGAACCAGAACGCTTTTGGTCAGGATAAAATCGGTATTCCCAACCGTCCGGTCGCTGCCGAACTGAACAGCGAGACCGGCGGCAAAATCGGCATCCGCTGGTACAATACAACCGAAGAGCAGTATCATACCAAGCTGATGTATATCGACAGCGGTGCCGGCAATGATCTGATTATCGGCGGCTCATCCAACTTCACCCCGCGTAATCTCAAAGATTACAATCTGGAAAACGATCTGTGGATCTCCGCTCCGGGTGATAACGCATTGATGAAAGAAGTAAACGACTACTTTACCATGCTATGGACCAATAAAGGCGAGCAGTATACGTTGCCGCTGAGCGCCTATCAGGAAGATAGCACCTGGATCAAGGATATCGCCTACCGGCTGCAGCTGATTCTGGGCTTCACTACGTTTTAACCTAATTATGCTCTGATCATACTGAACACTTCGATCATGACGATCATTTCAATCATGCTGACCATTTCGATTATATAGAACCTTTTTCAAACTTCACTCTACTATTTCTTGTATAGAAGTGTAGACCCTATACATCATGCAGGATTGTAAGCAGGCTCGCTTTTTGTCCTTCTTTACTGCAGTAATTATTGTCAAATACGCCTCCTTCTATCCGGAGCAGGCGTATTTGACATGCCGCGGATAATGTGACAAAATACATTTGGCTAACGACCGTTAGGAAGGTGATCTTGTGAGTGTAAAAGCACAGCTGCTGCATATCGGATTGTCCCATTTTGCAAGGGATGGGTATGAAGGTGCCTCCTTGTCCAAGCTGGCATCCGAGGTTGGTATCAAAAAGCCATCTATCTACGCGCATTTCAAAAACAAGGAAGATTTGTTTCTTCAGGTGCTGAGCCGGGCAGCGCGAGCGTTGAAGCACCGGCTGATGCGTTATATGATCGCCCATCGCGATCAGCCGCCGGAGCAAAAGCTTCGCGATACGCTTACGTTTTTGCAGGAATTGTACCGCAGCGATGATACGGTCAAATTCGTGATTCGCATGGCTTACTTTTCTCCCGAAAATTTGCGGGAAGCTGTGATTCCGCTGATCTACAATCTGCTCGATGTACTGGAATCCCGACTGACCCGGCTGATTCGTCATAGTATGGAAAAGGGGGAACTGTCGCTTTGTATCTCTGCAGAGACGGCAGCGCAGGCTTATATGACCTGTGCAGACGGCATTATTATCGAAATGCTATATGGACAGTCCCACCGCTCGGTGCAGCGGCTCAATTCCACATGGCCGGTATACTGGCGCGGAATCCAGGCTGCAGCGCAATAACGGATTAGACTATTATTCAAGACACACTGGATGTGCAATATAAAGGGGATGAGAAACACCATGAATCGCAACTGGTTATATGTATTTATTGGCGGATTGATTGAAGTAGTATGGGTATCTGGGCTCAAGCATGCCGAGACCGCCGGCGAGTGGGCTCTTACAGCAGCAGGAATCGCGCTTAGTTTTTATCTGATTATCAAAGCCTCCAACCGGCTGCCGGTCGGTACGGTCTATGCGGTATTTACCGGTATCGGCACCGGGGGAACGGTAGCCGCCGAGATGCTGATCTTCGGGGAACCGTTCCAGTGGACCAAGCTGCTGCTGATTCTGCTGCTCATGGCAGGCGTGATCGGACTGAAGCTGGTTACCGATAACGAAGGCAAGACTCCGGCAAAGGCAGGTGAAGCGTAATGTACTGGTTGACACTTGTTATTGCAGGAGGATTCGAAGTGGTCGGTGTGATTACGATGAACCGGCTGGTACGCCAGAAATCCGTATTGAATGTACTCATGATGATACTCGCATTTGCAGGCAGCTTTTCGTGTCTGACCTATGCGATGAACGGGATCGCCATGGGTACTGCTTATGCCGTATGGACAGGGATTGGTACGGTCGGGGGAGCAATTGTCGGCATGCTTATGTATAATGAAGCCAAAAGCGGCTGGCGCATTCTGTTTATCGCGATGATCATCACCTCGGCTGTAGGGCTGAAGCTGATCTCCTGAGCAGATACGGCGAACGGCCTGCGAATTTCCGGTAAAAGGCGGTGGCTTCATGATTACAACGGTAACGCTTAATGCAGCACTGGATATCATTTACCAGATTCCTTCTTTGCAAATGAATCATGTACACCGGGTACCCGGACTGACACTGCCGGGCGGCAAAGGCGTCAATGCCGCGCGGGTGATTCGCCAGCTCGGAGAGCCGGTGACTGCAGCTGGCTTTGCGGCGGGTTATAACGGACAGAAAATGCAGCATCTGCTGGCAAGAGCACAGGTAGACTGCCAGTTCACGGAGGCCGATGGCGAGACCCGTCTGGCGATTACGATTCTGGAACAGCAGGAGCAGACACAGACCGAATTAATCGAGCCGGGTCCACTCGTTACGGCTGTACAGATCGAGCAGCTGTGCAGGACGCTGGAGACACTGGCACGTCAATCAGACTGGGTATTATTCTCCGGCAGCCTGCCGCAGGGATGCCCTGAAGAGCTGTATGCCCAGCTGATCGGGATCGCCCATGACTGCGGAGCACGAACCGCTCTCGACAGCAGCGGTGCAGCCTTGCATCATGGGATCGGAGCCGCACCTGATCTCATCAAGCCCAATGCCCAGGAAGCCTGCGATTGGGCGGGCATTGCGACAGGCGGACTGCCTCCTTCGCCGGAGCAGCTACGCCAGGCATTAACGGCTATGCTGGATCATGGCAGCACGATGGCGACGATCTCTCTGGGAGCAGATGGTGCCGTGGCTGCCGAACGGGAGACCGGTCGTTTTTATCGTATCCGGGTGCCGGAGCTGCAGATCACCAGTGCACTCGGGAGCGGTGATGCCATGGCTGCCGGGATGGTGACTGCAGCCAGCCGCGGCGGCTCTTTTGTCGATATGCTGCGTCTTGGTTCCTCCTGCGGCAGTGCCTGTGCGTTGCAGCCTGCAGCCGGCATGATTGATCTGGATGATGTACAACGAATTGGCACACAGATACAAATAACCCCTGAAGCCTGAGGCTCAGGGGACATTTGTATGTGAACCAAATCGTACATCCATAAAAATCTCACCGGTATCATCATCACGGATAACAAAGTTGATCTCATCAGGAACCAGCTCCCGAAGTGCATACTGCCGGGCCCAGTCCAGCGATGGAAATTCCCTGACCTGCTCGAGTGACTTGACGACAATTTTGGACTTCAAGCATCGATACGTATGCAAGGCGGTATTCCCCCTTTAGTTATCATTGGACAGTACTTATCGGTTTGACGCCTTTTTAAGATGAATTTGGCAAATATACATATTCAGATAACAGAGAATAGATAATAGATCATCTCATAAACGTCTATCCGTCTTGCACTGCATCATTCGGCTGCTTTAGGAATAAAAAGAGAAGAATCGGCTGTCCGATCGGTATCGCAGCGATTAGCGGAATAGCTGCTGCTCGGCGGCGTACACACGCAGATTATGCAGATCTTCATTCAGATAAGCAGATACGGTCTCCGCCCAGGTCTGATACAGCGTATGATCGGCTGCGGCATCCAATTCGCGGCAGAATGCCGGTACCCATGGCAGCATATAGTTTTCCAGGAAATCCGCCTGTGCCTTGATTGCCGCATGCAGCTCCAGTCTATTGCTTTCGTTCTCGGCCATGCGCTCTGCCAGCAATGACATAAATTCCAGTTCAATGCCGATATGATCATCCGTTTCCTGATCCATCTTTTTAAAAGCAATACCTGCCCGTGCATAAATAGAATTCAGCGTAGCTTCATAGCTCCAGCGCTCCTGCGCACTGAGCAGATATTCCGATGCGCGCGGATGATGCGGCAGCCGCTGTTCGGTGAACAGCTGGTCATACTGCACACACTCATCATAGGCATATTGAATAATATTGGTCAGGGGTATATTCTCAAGCATGCTAATCAGCGGATTGCTCTGTCCGGATAGAATCCGGATGCGTCCGGCTTCCTTGCGCCATTCAATCAGCTTGGATAGCGTAGGACGCCGCTGCAGCATTTCGCTCAGCAAACGGTAGGTCATGACCCGGCTGTACAACCAATCTGTCTTCATGCATGTTTCCATCTTTACTGTCATGAGAATACACTCCTTGTGATATTATTCACTTATCATATGTCAGCGCTTGCAACATAGCTACCAATAACGGTAATGAACGACTTGTCAGCGTTATCTGTCTACATTTATATATCGGATTCTGGAAGAATTGGATACTGTATTTCTTATTTTTATTGTACCCGAATTTGGTATAAATAGGGGGCGAATCGCCATACGTTCATAAAATAGCCATGTTTACCGGCTGATCCGCTCCTTCTGTTTATACCGGGCTGCTGTATCTGTCTGTGTATCCTTACTGCTTAATAAAGCTCCCTATCGCTATCCATCTGCTGCAGAGCGAGCTGATAGGATGCAGGATCATTCATATTGTGCAGGCACCAGGGAGACAGATCATCCCCATTCGATTCGCTGCGCTGTGCAAGCAATTGCTCCAGCGACAGTTCGGCAACCTGATGCTGTTGCAGCCAGTCCATCACCCTGAGCTGTTTGCTGTGAAGCGCAGTCTCCAGCGAGGCATACACACTGCGATGGTATACGGCATACAGCGGATGGTGGCGTCCTTCGTAAGTAGGCAGAACGATCTGTACCGGCACATCTTCTCCAGCTACCGAATGAACATGCTCCAGCATGATCTCCAGCAGCCGTGTACTGGCAAAAGGCAAATCGCAGGCACTGAGCACATACCACTGCGCATCCAGACTGTTCATACCTGCATACAGTCCCGACAAAGGTCCCTGACCCGGAAATGAATCTTCGGCAATTGGCAGCTGCAAAAAGTCATAATTGCGATCTGCAGGTGCTGCCAGACCAAGCTGTGATACGCATGGCTCCAGTGCCGACACTACGCGCTGGATCACATAGCTGTTCCCGATTTTCAGCAGGGCTTTGTCCGTGCCCATACGTCGCGATTGTCCACCAGCCAGAATAATGCCGGCAGTATCGCTATACTTCCTTTCTTTTCGCTTCATGCTTGTACTCCTTTGAATTAGGCTTTTGGATAGGCTATTCGGTTAACGGTTGGATTAGCTCCATATGGAACGGTTTTCTGATTCTCTATCTTCCTCCTAACAGTATACTGCATGATCGCTTTTGCCCGGTGAATATCCGGGATATCCCGCTGATCACAGGCGGATGATTGCAAAAAGGTGAACGCAGAGTAATCACGAATCCATCGTTAGCCGCAATTCCTCCAAAATGGTTTGTATCCCCTTTCAACAAATGATACAGTGAACTAAAAGTTCTCGGAAAGGATTGGCCCGCCATGCGTTCACATTCGTCTTCGCCTGCATTCTACTCCCTTCGTTGGTATACTTTTTTCATATATGGAACGATGGTTATTTTTACAAGCTTTTTCCAGCTGTATCTACAGGATATCGGTATGAGTCAGAGCCAGATTGGTGCGCTGATGGCGATTGGGCCTTTTATTTCGCTGTTCGCCAATCCATTCTGGGGATATTACAGTGACCGGCTGCAGAATACACGATTGATTCTGCTGATTATGATGACCGGTACGCTGCTGCTGGTACAGATGGTATTTCATGTACATAATTACACGCTGATTTATATCGTTATGGCCTGTTTTTTCTTTTTCCAGACACCGATGTTTGGACAGACCAGTACGCTGATTCTGAATTATATCGACGGTACTCCGCATAAGTTCGGTGGCTTCCGGCTATACGGCTCGCTCGGCTGGGCATTTACTGCAGTGGCTGCCGGTCCGGTGATCGATCATCTGGGCGTCTCCAAAATCGGCATTGTATTTACCGTGCTGCTCCTGGTCGCTATCGGTCTGATGCTGATCATGCCTGCGCAGACCCGTTCGCCCGGTGGAGCGGCTTCACTGAGCTGGAGCGCGTTGCGGCAGTTTAGCGGTAACGGCTATTTTGTGGGCTTTATCGTACTCGGAGTACTCGTCTCTATTCCCAATATGATGAACAGTACATTTCTCTCGCTGTATGTAATTGAACTGGGCGGCAGCAAAGGTATGGTCGGCTGGGCGGTATTCGCTTCTTCAATTTTTGAGGCGGTCTTATTTTTGCTGTTTGACCGATTTTTGAAAACGGCGGATTTCTTTTATGCTGGGCTGGCTGGCGATTGTGAGTATTTTGTTCACTGTACGCTGGCTGCTGATGGCCGAAGCGGTCAGTCCGATGCAGGTCGTGTTTATCCAGCTACTGCATGCTGTGACCTTTGGCGGTTACTTCTATGTTGGTACCCAGCTAACGATGATGTTTGTACCCAACCGGTTCCGCAGCTCCGGACAGGCAATTTATACGATGACCTGGAGTGGACTGGCTGGAGTAATTGCCGGCTTTCTCGGCGGATGGCTGTTCCAGAATTTCGGTTCCGAACAGATGTATCTGGTAGGCATGCTGCTGTCATTTAGCGGAGCGGTAGGATTTATCCTGATGTGGCTGAATGTGCGGCGTACCGGATATGAACTGCCGGATGAAGATTAATACGAGCCAGTCCGATAATTAGTGTGCAGACATTTGTTTTCATTAACTATTTCTATA
It encodes the following:
- a CDS encoding phospholipase D family protein, whose protein sequence is MKAFSKHTPPIHSSGRGKFKSSWRIISVRSLLGLLILWLIAVMIYQTHKPLPPGVSYQSPLYNVDHVNFYYDLTYAAPGTANSFTQKRQIYDRIVKMIGEAKSYIVIDMFLFNNYVHKGQQYPQISEQLTNKLIQRKQQVPDLKVVFITDEVNTDYNSSPNPLLEKMKKNGIDVVMTDVDPLRDSTPVYSAVWRTFFQWFGQEGNGHIPNAMATSGPDVTFRSYLKLMNVKANHRKAVITENSALVSTGNIHDASAYHSNVAFEVQGPITADLLRAEQAVIDLSGSNVKLPEYQEQAKSSANSGSGSNTGPAASTPATTGKGDIQLRYITEGKVYDRLLEAIQNTREGDTLWMGMFYLADKQVTSELLNASKRGVKIQLVLDPNQNAFGQDKIGIPNRPVAAELNSETGGKIGIRWYNTTEEQYHTKLMYIDSGAGNDLIIGGSSNFTPRNLKDYNLENDLWISAPGDNALMKEVNDYFTMLWTNKGEQYTLPLSAYQEDSTWIKDIAYRLQLILGFTTF
- a CDS encoding TetR/AcrR family transcriptional regulator; protein product: MSVKAQLLHIGLSHFARDGYEGASLSKLASEVGIKKPSIYAHFKNKEDLFLQVLSRAARALKHRLMRYMIAHRDQPPEQKLRDTLTFLQELYRSDDTVKFVIRMAYFSPENLREAVIPLIYNLLDVLESRLTRLIRHSMEKGELSLCISAETAAQAYMTCADGIIIEMLYGQSHRSVQRLNSTWPVYWRGIQAAAQ
- a CDS encoding DMT family transporter codes for the protein MNRNWLYVFIGGLIEVVWVSGLKHAETAGEWALTAAGIALSFYLIIKASNRLPVGTVYAVFTGIGTGGTVAAEMLIFGEPFQWTKLLLILLLMAGVIGLKLVTDNEGKTPAKAGEA
- a CDS encoding DMT family transporter; the encoded protein is MYWLTLVIAGGFEVVGVITMNRLVRQKSVLNVLMMILAFAGSFSCLTYAMNGIAMGTAYAVWTGIGTVGGAIVGMLMYNEAKSGWRILFIAMIITSAVGLKLIS
- a CDS encoding 1-phosphofructokinase family hexose kinase encodes the protein MITTVTLNAALDIIYQIPSLQMNHVHRVPGLTLPGGKGVNAARVIRQLGEPVTAAGFAAGYNGQKMQHLLARAQVDCQFTEADGETRLAITILEQQEQTQTELIEPGPLVTAVQIEQLCRTLETLARQSDWVLFSGSLPQGCPEELYAQLIGIAHDCGARTALDSSGAALHHGIGAAPDLIKPNAQEACDWAGIATGGLPPSPEQLRQALTAMLDHGSTMATISLGADGAVAAERETGRFYRIRVPELQITSALGSGDAMAAGMVTAASRGGSFVDMLRLGSSCGSACALQPAAGMIDLDDVQRIGTQIQITPEA
- a CDS encoding TorD/DmsD family molecular chaperone, with the translated sequence MTVKMETCMKTDWLYSRVMTYRLLSEMLQRRPTLSKLIEWRKEAGRIRILSGQSNPLISMLENIPLTNIIQYAYDECVQYDQLFTEQRLPHHPRASEYLLSAQERWSYEATLNSIYARAGIAFKKMDQETDDHIGIELEFMSLLAERMAENESNRLELHAAIKAQADFLENYMLPWVPAFCRELDAAADHTLYQTWAETVSAYLNEDLHNLRVYAAEQQLFR
- the mobA gene encoding molybdenum cofactor guanylyltransferase — translated: MKRKERKYSDTAGIILAGGQSRRMGTDKALLKIGNSYVIQRVVSALEPCVSQLGLAAPADRNYDFLQLPIAEDSFPGQGPLSGLYAGMNSLDAQWYVLSACDLPFASTRLLEIMLEHVHSVAGEDVPVQIVLPTYEGRHHPLYAVYHRSVYASLETALHSKQLRVMDWLQQHQVAELSLEQLLAQRSESNGDDLSPWCLHNMNDPASYQLALQQMDSDRELY